The Nostoc sp. 'Lobaria pulmonaria (5183) cyanobiont' DNA window AATAAATTCAAGTAGCATAGGTTATTAAAAACATGAAGAAGATTGTGTGAATTATAAATCGGTAACTAATTAGAGTATGCCAATACTCTCTAAAATTAACAGCATATTTTTAATTTGCTGACCTGATTATCAAATTTATTCCAGCCGATATATACCGAAACAATCCGAATTCAGACTATAAAACCAATGCTCCCTAGCATTTTCAAAATTTAGTTTTAAAGACGCAAGTTTGAAGGCAGCATGACCACCTCAAGTTTTATCAGGGTGACTGTAATAGCAAACTGATGTCTAGCTAACTGAAAGCTATGGGGTTTCTCTTGTGATTACTATTTCACTCCGTCCAGTTGGACGTTATTGGGGCACTATTAGTTTTGCCTCAACCCTCTACCTTTGTCCCATATTAGACTTATTGTTGGCAGAAATTCCAGCAAGATTACAAGCAGAACTGCGGCTAGGACTTCAAGAGGCCCTAGTCAACGCAGCTAAACATGGTAATAATCTCGATCCGAGTAAAACAGTTGTAGTTCGTTTTTCCGTAATCGATAATCAATATTGGTGGATAATATCAGACCAGGGTAGTGGCTTTACTCCTTCATCTACTAGTAATGAAGAACCAACAGACTATCTTCCACCAGATGAATCAGAAAATGGTCGTGGTTTATGTCTTCTGCATCAAATTTTTGATCAGGTAGAGTGGAACCGTAAAGGCACAGAATTGAGGCTTTGTAAACAAATGGAAAATCGCCGGGGATTATCTCTGCGACGATAAAAAGGGAGTAGGGAGTGGGGAGTGGGAAAAGCTATTAGTTGATTGATTTTTTCTCTACTCCCTATTCCCTACTTGCCGTGAGTCGGACAGGGAGGGGCAGAAATAGAGCGATCTAACCAACCAACTGCCTGTTGTAATCTAGCTTGAGCTTCTTCTGGCTGATTCTTTAAAAGATACACAATCGCTGCTGCCACTTGTTCATTAGCGCGGGAATTGCGGTTAGACTTGAGGCGATGCCAATCGTTAGGGGAAATAGTCAGCCTTTCCATAAGGGCTTGAGCTAGTTCCAGAGTAGTAAGTTCATTCAGTTGACTGGTTTTAGGCAGC harbors:
- a CDS encoding DUF6439 family protein, with the translated sequence MSQSTQLPKTSQLNELTTLELAQALMERLTISPNDWHRLKSNRNSRANEQVAAAIVYLLKNQPEEAQARLQQAVGWLDRSISAPPCPTHGK
- a CDS encoding ATP-binding protein; translated protein: MITISLRPVGRYWGTISFASTLYLCPILDLLLAEIPARLQAELRLGLQEALVNAAKHGNNLDPSKTVVVRFSVIDNQYWWIISDQGSGFTPSSTSNEEPTDYLPPDESENGRGLCLLHQIFDQVEWNRKGTELRLCKQMENRRGLSLRR